The following DNA comes from Vigna radiata var. radiata cultivar VC1973A chromosome 4, Vradiata_ver6, whole genome shotgun sequence.
TCGAACCTGCGCGGGCGAAGCCCAACAGATTTCAAGTCTGTCTCCTTAACCACTCGGACATATCGACCATATGATGAAATAGAAAGCTTACGTTTTTTAATAAACTAGTACATTAGAAAGCTTATGCATATCATCCtactttatttatctttttgtcCATGCTTATAAACTGTCAAAGCCATTTTAACAGAGAGAAGCTATACagacaaaattgattttaaaaattaaagaatatatttataattgaatataCTATTCTTTACATAAAGTTGATGTTTAGCAtactatttaagaaataaaatagtagatttactttttttcattgttaatattttattcattatcttcacgttatataaaacaattcttgaatataaaatatacaaattattacaATGAAACTAACACATAATAAATAACTCATTATAACACGTGCATTTCATTTAAACTTTTGCACAAATTAAAGAATATGATTTTTAGCTGTTCTCAAACTTCCTTTGTTTCAGGAGTTGTTTGAACAATGGCAAGAAATTGATacagaagagaagagaaagaagttCATTGAGTTCATCAACAAGAAAGTGAATATAAACAAAGTAGATGAATCTATGCTAATCACTGCAATAATGGCACCACCAGCAGCCATGATGGCTAAGAAAACAGGACAAATAGTGCCTCAACTTGCACTCATGAATGCAATACCTGATGTTGTATTTGTGCCATCAGCTACAATTTTGGCTCTAATTGCTGTCAAGATCATAAGATTAACCTTCGTTAGAAAGACAGCATCCAAGGATACAGTCTCATCTACAACTGAAATAGAGGAAGAACCtcaaattaaaactaaacaacAACCTCAAACTCCAACTACACCTGAAACTGAAGTAGAAGAACCTCAAACTCCAACTACACCTGAAATTAGAGTAGAAGAACCTCAAATTGAACAACAACCTCAAAGTCTAACTACACCTGAAACTAAAGTAGAAACTGAACAACAACCTCAAACTCCAACTGCACCTGAAACTAAAGTAGAAGAACATGAAATTGAATCTGAACAAGAATCTCAAACTCCAATTACACCTAAAATTGAAACTATACAAGAACCTCCAACTGCAACTACATCTGAAACTAAAATAGAAGAAGAGTCTCAAACTACAGGTACACCTGAAACTCTGAAAGAAGAACCTCAAAGTGGAACTGAGATAAAAAAGGAACTTCAATCTCAAGCTACAACTACGCCAGAAACTGCAATACAAGAACCTCAAATTCCAGTCCAACAAAAACCACACTTTATAACTGGGCATGTGCACAAGGACAACACCACTTGTTTCTTATGTAATGAATACCACATTTATTGAGTAACCTTCAAATACCTTTTTCTTCATGAACACACACATAAATTATTTAGTATAAAGACTTCGTATTataagatagagagagagaaattttGTCTTATAGATGTTATAGTTAGTAATTCGTAATTGTTTTAATGttcaagtttatttttttagataagtCCTACAGTGTTATTATCATATGTTATAGCTAATTTAGAAATTTTGGtcaaatgataattagtttcaaattaaagttgagttgatttcttttatctaagtttttttatagttattaaaTTGTGTGAATGTGTGGCTTAGTTTACATTTGTCAATCTCTATGATCTTTTGatagtattttttatgattaggTAGATTAATAAGTTGTGAACTGAATATGTGATTTGGTTGTTTAGGTGAGGAGCTAATTGCTAGGATGAAGGAAGAAATGAAGGACTAATGCTATATCACTGAAGAGAATTAATGTCAGcaatgaaaatgatgaagttGGAAACCTTGTTTGGATACATAATTTAATGATGCTTGAAACAAGGTAAAAAGTTGTGCCCTGGACTGTGCTTGAGCGTAGGATTTGCAATTGTATGGCATTTGGTTAGCAAGAATACTAATATACTGTGAAATGAAGGTAGCCTAGCACTCTTTTTTGCAAAGGGTAATCATAGGCATTAAAGAAACATTAACGAAGAcagttttttcttccttctcttttcatGAATAGCTAAATTTATATGATGTAGTTTAAATAGATAATATGATGTACAACAATAGTAAATGTAAATAGTCTCAATAATAATTATGTCTTATCACTTTAGCCTCTATATTtcatatctttgtttttttttaatatatgaattttgcCCTTATTgtaatattctaatatttatagCAAGAATCAAATTCATCAAAGCTAAATTGCTGTTATGGTTATAATCAGGACggtttaaaattaatctttcaaacttttttaatgtaaaattatttattaaaatgtcgTAATTGATTCTATTTAACTTTCATTCTATTTTCTAATTTCAGTTCGTGTTCATAgtttattttaggttaaataccttttttttgtcccagttttggttacgaatattcaaactggtccccattttatttttctgttcaatatagtcctaaagaacgtaattatgttcaatttagtcctttttatgNtcaatgtagtcctaaagaacgtaatttgtgttcaatttagtccttgtttgtggttcacggaatttataaaaaggactaaattgaacacaaattacgttctttaggattacattgaacagaaaaaggactaaattgaacataattacgttttttaggactatattgaataaaaaaataaaatggggaccattttgaatattcgtaaccaaaattgggacaaaaaaggtattttacctttattttattacaaatttcatttttattatccATCAAAAGTTTAAACTCCAACCTAGTTAACAGTTATactatttaacataaaataagacCAATTTTATGATGCAAATTTGAAGTGAAAATTCTATGTAATTGTAGTGGTGTCAACTAAAGAAATAATCTTTCAGTGATGTCTTTCgaatttataaatatgtgtAATAGAAGAAGACAAGTCAAACCCTTCATGTGAGAGGACGTCTTTGTTTTAGAATTGTATTGCGACTCTTTGAAAATAGTGCAGAGCGTTTCATATACCTAAGGTTACAAACATAATGAATGGATTCAAAGCACTTATGATGTTTTGTAGCTTCcgcaacatcaacaacaaccaatGTGCAATTTACACACCAgtattaacatttatttaattccAATTACTTTTAACATGAAGTCTTAATGCAATAACAATGTAGcatgttttatcttttaatatgtttggATAATTAACTTCTATAGAATCACCACTTAAAGAAACAGAtatggaaaaataaagaaactgaaaagaaaaagaatagaaagaacACAATCACCTGTGTCAAAAACATAACAGCATTTGTAGTGACCAAGcaaatcaagaaaaaattgCCCAAATTAAGAATTCTCCGATAATTATAAACACAAGCTTTTTGTACATAGAGAGCATGCTACCTTTTTACGTCATGTACAATTGAACTCATTTGTTGATGCAAGAACTCATCTTGATATAAGAACACGTATATCCGACAAAACTACCATTTACACGTTATGATTGATAAGTTCTGAGCTCCTGTAGTTGtctaaagaaacaaataatCAGTTCGTGTAGATTCAACTTAAGCCGACTATCTCCGTTTCCAACCCTTTGAACCAATTTTCCTCCTTCCCCTCCTTTTGCTCCTGCGAAGATTTGAGTTCGATGCACAACCAACTTGGAAAGCAGAAACAGCATTCTCAGTGGACATGGATTTATGCTCTTCAACCGATTCCTTGGTTTTCTCCATAAATTGATTTCTAACCCTCTCAAAATCATGCAACTCTTCTTTACCTGCCTGATTTTGTATAAGAATTTCATCCTCGGTCTGCATGCAAAGGATTTGACATTACAAATTTACAATGTTTATTATGATATGGAACAAAGTTTACCATTCAAATATAACCTTAACAGATAGATCTTTTGGTCCAtgactaatattatttttataagctCATAATTGCAAGTAACAATACATATAAAAGAACACAGTAGAGAGACAAAACAAAATACTCGCAAGAAGCACTTCTAAACAAGAGATGATAAACATGTCATCACACGGCAACTAGGGTCAGGGGATATGCCAATTTTTAGAAACCTAGAATATGAGAGGGAATGTCAAGAGTCCCAAGGACATTCATCTAAACATCATGTACATCTCAATTTTCTACAGTGAACTACATAACAAGAAATggtaaaaaagataaaagactACAGAAGTTCAATGGCATCTAAGTTCTTGTGAACAACTTCTGTCCTGTAACAGAAACTAAACAAAACCAGCAGCCTGGTGTAAGCATTGGGCAACTCACTTTCCACAACAACCACCAATGCCATATATCAAGCATAACCACAAATTAATGCAAGCAAAATAGAAAACACAATAACATACAAGTTGAAATTACATTTgcttaggaaaaaaaaaaaaaaaaaaacttacattaTCCTGGAGAAACTCGTGCTGGGGCATATTGGTGGTTCCAATAAAAGGAGTTGTCATGGCCCGGGTTGGTAATGTATTTTGAGTCAAAAGTAGATCTTCTTTGTTTAACTCAGATTTATTCTGTGATGAAGCACGAAGAAATCTAACAGGAAATGTGTTGTCATTACCAATTAAAGAACTAGAATTATGACCAGAATGATTAAGTCCATCAGATGGTCCAGTCATGCCCAACTGAGTTACAGAACAGAATTTTCCTGGATTTTCTCTAACAACATTATCAATTCGAGTTTTCAATTTCCCAACATGTGACTCTAGCTCTTCAATCCTTTTAATGACGTCAATGATAGTTTTATCATTATCTTCCAGATCAGCAGTAGACAATGTTTCATTCAACTTGACCTCCTCAGTAAAATCTGCATTAACTCCAGGTAGACAAACAGAATTAAAATTTCAGTCATAAAAAGTGTAAACAAATAACAGTTGATTAAAAACTGTTTCACAAAAATGGTCATACTCATGTCAATAGATACACGTAAAAAATCCTATGTAATTCTTTGTACATTCACAATTTAATGacatgaatttttttcattataacaaattaatagCAAATACAGCATTTATATAAACACTGTCACTCACTCAAGGTATCACCACAAGAATCTTCCACACAAGTGCCCCGGTTTTTGTTCTCTGGAAATTGAcaagaaagggagaaaaagatTAGGACAAGCAtcacattagaaaaaaatacaacaacTAACCGAGAAATGTCATACCATAGTACGAGAATATACTGTGCTTAGAGATGTATGATGACAAATTACGTTCTTCAGCtttgttccttttctttctcttcataaCTTTATTTCTGCCAATGCCATCGTATATAGGTACTGACTTCACATTAAGATCATCAATTGTGAACTTTGAAAACTCGAGCTGCTTTCTATGATCATATACTGCAAGCTCTTTATCATATTTCAGTGCCAGAGTGTTAAGTTTCTTCACTTGCAATTCTAGCCACTTACAGCGCCACTTAACAGGGTGAATGAAGTTCCTCCAATGCCACGTTGTCGCTTTGTTCTTTCTGAAAGGATTAATATAGTAAATTGTTAAACACATGCAATTGATATTCTAATTTCTAATCAAACACAGAGCAGCCAAAGAATAAGTAatgttgaaacaaaaataagacaCATCACAACTTTAGTCATGTCAACAAAAAAAAGATACCtcaagttgttttttttaagcaGACTATATCACATAGTACTAGtataaagaaaggaaataaaagcaGATGATTCTTCTTTAATATCTACCCACAAAATAACCTTGAAAAGAGTCTTTTATTAGGTCAAAGGGACAGAAATCGATAGCAAAAAAGATTGGTTGGTAATATTGTAATGCAAATTCCATCTATGCATGGTTagttcttttcccccttctttttTGTGTGTTCAAATATGTCTCATTGTTTTTGTCAGACACGACAATAATATACTGGAAACTGAGTCAGAAACATACCTAGATAAAGAAGTCTTACTTTGATCACCGTCACACATTGGCAGCGATTCTATTTCAGTGTTGGTGAACGCCGAGCACGAGGCATCCTCTGTGCCAGAATCTGTATCACCAAAAGAACTGGAACTGGAACATTCAGAGTCAGTGGCATCGTCACAAGCATCTTCCACCGCCTTGCCACCAAAAGTTCCGCTTCCACTCCCAACTATATTAACCTGCACATCCTCCTCGTTTGCACCGGACTTAGGAATATTCTCAATGATCTGGCAGCTAGAACGAGGCTGCTGAATCACCTTTTGCTCTTTTGATTCTGAAAATGCTGAGAAAGGAACCTTTCCATTCTCCATTTTTAGAGCATCTTCTTCTGGCCTCGCATTGCCAGTACTCATTTTTTCCAAATCATTCAACCTTCCCTATTCAGAGATGAGAGAAAAACCCAGACCACAATGTCAAGATTGGAACCGGAAGCATGTTAAATCCCCCACCCAATTTCAATAAACTCACTCCACAAACCCCTACTGAGAAATTGAACGCCCCCAGTTGCGAAAATATCAAGAATCTTGAAAGAAAACATGGAAAGCATATACAAAAGTAGTGAAATTCAATCTTTATAGAACTAGGTTAATACAAAAACAAGTCTTACCTGAAAAGGGGTTGTTAGGATCCACGTAAAATTAACGCACCGAGCAAAGAATCGATAATCACACCAGAAAGACAGTGACAGAGAGAAAGACTTACAACAGTGGAGAGATGAATTTTGGTTGGTGGATTTCGAATTGGGATTTTAGAAGAAAGCTTATTTATTTGGTGGTGCAGAACACACAATCCAAATGGAACATGTTCTGCGTTTGTTAAGCTTTTGATatgtatatgattttttttttctgcgtTTCTCTGCTATAATATTAATATCCTCTctaattatttatctattatatataagaataaCATTATTAGTCGTGTTTGACCgctattaatttatattacgaTGGTTCAGATATTTTATGATTccgattttaaataattgatgtataaaagtttatatattattatatataaaaagtaaacatcAAACTCCTTTAAGAAgaatatgtttattatattgaataagTAATATGATTTATAAATCTTCTAAACATaactttgaattatatttacataaacaTATAACTTAGAtagacacaatttttttacatttatggGAAATACTTTTTtgtactaatattattttttaattaaacataataaataaaaaattttatgaactcttaaagtaaataaataaataaataattttcacatCAACAATTAGGTTCAAAAATGGATTATTACATTTCGTTTGCATGATGAATGAGTGAtcattaatcataaattttgttctaattaacgaattaaaaataagtatgtttttctgataaataagaaaatagtttGATTTAGGTGgtgatatgatttatttatttttttttttactgattttAGTGTTTCTGATGCGAGATACTATTTTTTGCCTTTTGTTACCCTTGTTTGCCGTGTGAAAATTTGAtaacaatttcaatatttttaaaaagtagcaaaaatattagtaaagataaagtcaattaagctatcttttcaaaaaaaaatacgaaattgatttttaataaattagtttttataaaaattatataaaaagagttaatctaataaaataataaatataataaaacaagataaggataaataaaataaataataaattagataacaaaatttaaataaataaataaaattagaaaaagataaaaaaagaaaaaaatattaataaagaaagcaggttatttaaatattattatttaattaattattgtcttaaatttttcaaattaattagtgtaaaatctcaaataatttttaactttcttaCCATTAATCAAATACCAATTAAAAGCAAGAACtatgtatattaattatagtaaatttaatcaaaatatattttttattaactcttattaaaaaaattacttttaatcaaatacatttttaattattgtcaaaaattcattcaatgaaaatttcttactttaatcaaagtaaattcataattaaaattaataatttttgaacTCATATCATTGATAtgttatgtaaatttaaaaacaaattattttgctacaatataaaaatcataacttttacttaattaaaacacaaaaggcacaaataaaaataaatcacaaccaaaattaaagaacaaacaaatttatttatctaatttgaCAATccagttaaaaaattataagagaaTCAATCTCAAAAGCATAGAATTacataaaatgtataaataacataaaaacagAATAAGAGAGAGTGAAAGGTGAAAAATGCTCAAGAGGACGAAATTAGGTCTCGCAAAGAATTTATAAGCTCCtctaatgtgttttttttaagtatctttatataaaaatcagACTAAGCTTTTAagttagatgaataaatttgtttctttttttacttcttattgtgatttatttatataaactttcatctcattgaatgagtttttgtcatgtatt
Coding sequences within:
- the LOC106758176 gene encoding uncharacterized protein LOC106758176 isoform X1, whose translation is MSTGNARPEEDALKMENGKVPFSAFSESKEQKVIQQPRSSCQIIENIPKSGANEEDVQVNIVGSGSGTFGGKAVEDACDDATDSECSSSSSFGDTDSGTEDASCSAFTNTEIESLPMCDGDQSKTSLSRKNKATTWHWRNFIHPVKWRCKWLELQVKKLNTLALKYDKELAVYDHRKQLEFSKFTIDDLNVKSVPIYDGIGRNKVMKRKKRNKAEERNLSSYISKHSIFSYYENKNRGTCVEDSCGDTLINADFTEEVKLNETLSTADLEDNDKTIIDVIKRIEELESHVGKLKTRIDNVVRENPGKFCSVTQLGMTGPSDGLNHSGHNSSSLIGNDNTFPVRFLRASSQNKSELNKEDLLLTQNTLPTRAMTTPFIGTTNMPQHEFLQDNTEDEILIQNQAGKEELHDFERVRNQFMEKTKESVEEHKSMSTENAVSAFQVGCASNSNLRRSKRRGRRKIGSKGWKRR
- the LOC106758176 gene encoding uncharacterized protein LOC106758176 isoform X2; amino-acid sequence: MSTGNARPEEDALKMENGKVPFSAFSESKEQKVIQQPRSSCQIIENIPKSGANEEDVQVNIVGSGSGTFGGKAVEDACDDATDSECSSSSSFGDTDSGTEDASCSAFTNTEIESLPMCDGDQSKTSLSRKNKATTWHWRNFIHPVKWRCKWLELQVKKLNTLALKYDKELAVYDHRKQLEFSKFTIDDLNVKSVPIYDGIGRNKVMKRKKRNKAEERNLSSYISKHSIFSYYENKNRGTCVEDSCGDTLNFTEEVKLNETLSTADLEDNDKTIIDVIKRIEELESHVGKLKTRIDNVVRENPGKFCSVTQLGMTGPSDGLNHSGHNSSSLIGNDNTFPVRFLRASSQNKSELNKEDLLLTQNTLPTRAMTTPFIGTTNMPQHEFLQDNTEDEILIQNQAGKEELHDFERVRNQFMEKTKESVEEHKSMSTENAVSAFQVGCASNSNLRRSKRRGRRKIGSKGWKRR